A single region of the Streptococcus sanguinis genome encodes:
- the pyk gene encoding pyruvate kinase → MNKRVKIVATLGPAVEIRGGKKFGDDGYWGEKLDVEASAQNIAKLIEAGANTFRFNFSHGDHAEQGERMATVKRAEEIAGQKVGFLLDTKGPEIRTELFEGDAKEYSYKTGEKIRVATKQGIKSTREVIALNVAGGLDIYDDVEVGRQVLVDDGKLGLRVIAKDDATREFEVEVENDGIIAKQKGVNIPNTKIPFPALAERDNDDIRFGLEQGINFIAISFVRTAKDVNEVRAICEETGNGHVQLFAKIENQQGIDNLDEIIEAADGIMIARGDMGIEVPFEMVPVYQKMIITKVNAAGKVVITATNMLETMTEKPRATRSEVSDVFNAVIDGTDATMLSGESANGKYPLESVTTMATIDKNAQTLLNEYGRLTTDNFERNSKTEVMASAVKDATNSMDIKLVVTLTKTGHTARLISKYRPNADILAITFDELTQRGLMLNWGVIPVTTETPSNTDDMFEIAEKIAVEQGLVESGDDIVIVAGVPLGEAVRTNTMRIRTVR, encoded by the coding sequence ATGAATAAACGTGTAAAAATCGTTGCAACATTAGGTCCTGCGGTAGAAATCCGCGGTGGTAAAAAATTCGGTGATGACGGATATTGGGGAGAAAAGCTGGATGTTGAAGCATCAGCTCAAAACATTGCTAAGCTGATTGAAGCTGGCGCAAACACATTCCGTTTCAACTTCTCACACGGTGACCATGCTGAGCAAGGAGAGCGCATGGCAACTGTTAAGCGTGCAGAAGAAATTGCCGGCCAAAAGGTTGGTTTCCTTCTTGATACAAAAGGACCAGAAATTCGTACAGAATTGTTCGAAGGCGATGCAAAAGAGTATTCATACAAGACTGGTGAAAAAATCCGTGTTGCTACTAAGCAAGGCATCAAGTCTACTCGTGAAGTAATTGCTTTGAACGTTGCTGGTGGATTGGACATCTATGATGATGTTGAAGTTGGCCGTCAAGTATTGGTTGACGATGGTAAACTTGGTCTTCGTGTTATCGCTAAAGACGATGCTACTCGTGAATTTGAAGTAGAAGTTGAAAATGACGGCATCATTGCTAAGCAAAAAGGTGTGAACATTCCTAACACTAAGATTCCTTTCCCAGCACTTGCTGAGCGTGACAATGACGATATCCGCTTCGGTCTTGAGCAAGGAATCAACTTCATCGCGATTTCATTTGTACGTACTGCAAAAGACGTCAACGAAGTTCGTGCAATCTGTGAAGAAACTGGTAATGGACACGTTCAATTGTTCGCGAAAATCGAAAACCAACAAGGTATCGATAACTTGGACGAAATCATTGAAGCTGCTGACGGTATCATGATTGCCCGTGGTGACATGGGTATCGAAGTACCATTTGAAATGGTTCCAGTTTACCAAAAAATGATCATCACTAAGGTAAATGCAGCTGGTAAAGTGGTTATCACAGCAACTAACATGCTTGAAACCATGACAGAAAAACCACGTGCAACTCGTTCAGAAGTATCAGACGTATTTAACGCTGTTATCGACGGAACTGATGCAACTATGCTTTCAGGCGAGTCTGCAAATGGTAAATACCCACTTGAGTCAGTAACAACAATGGCTACTATCGATAAGAATGCTCAAACCCTTCTTAACGAATATGGTCGTTTGACAACTGACAACTTTGAGCGCAACTCTAAGACTGAAGTTATGGCTTCAGCAGTTAAAGATGCTACAAACTCAATGGATATCAAGTTGGTGGTTACTCTTACTAAGACAGGTCACACAGCTCGCTTGATTTCTAAATACCGTCCAAATGCTGATATCTTAGCTATCACTTTTGACGAATTGACTCAACGTGGTCTTATGCTGAACTGGGGTGTTATTCCAGTGACTACTGAAACTCCATCTAACACAGATGATATGTTTGAAATCGCTGAAAAGATTGCAGTTGAGCAAGGCTTGGTTGAATCTGGCGATGATATCGTTATTGTTGCTGGTGTGCCACTTGGTGAAGCAGTTCGTACCAACACAATGCGCATCCGTACAGTACGTTAA
- the lepB gene encoding signal peptidase I encodes MLKRDLLRNIIIFSVLAAIIIGLRVFIYTPYRVTEQDSNSYLAKNDLVLATRKQDIKRGDFVLYEVDGKDYVGRVIAQEKDQVTYMDNLLYLNGQVMSEEYIEKMREKYLASAGSSGYYTHDFSVMDLKGSKSDKITKDSYLILNDRRENTKDSREFGLIKASQIKGVVEFRLSPLNEFGFIKNK; translated from the coding sequence ATGTTAAAGAGAGATTTATTAAGAAATATCATTATTTTTTCAGTACTGGCAGCTATCATTATAGGGCTGAGAGTTTTTATTTATACGCCTTATCGGGTGACGGAGCAGGACAGCAATTCCTATTTGGCAAAGAATGACTTGGTCTTGGCGACGAGGAAGCAAGACATCAAGCGTGGTGACTTTGTCCTCTATGAAGTGGACGGCAAAGACTACGTTGGCCGAGTTATTGCCCAGGAAAAAGATCAGGTAACCTATATGGACAATCTCCTTTACCTGAACGGTCAGGTCATGTCGGAAGAATACATTGAGAAAATGCGCGAGAAATATCTAGCTTCAGCAGGAAGTTCGGGTTACTATACTCATGATTTCTCTGTTATGGATTTGAAGGGCTCAAAGTCTGATAAAATTACTAAAGATTCTTATTTGATTCTTAATGATCGACGGGAAAATACGAAGGACAGCCGAGAATTTGGGCTCATCAAAGCCAGTCAAATCAAGGGAGTGGTGGAGTTCCGACTCTCACCGCTTAATGAATTTGGTTTTATTAAGAATAAGTAA
- the pfkA gene encoding 6-phosphofructokinase codes for MKRIAVLTSGGDAPGMNAAIRAVVRKAISEGMEVYGIYDGYAGMVAGEIYPLDATSVGDIISRGGTFLHSARYPEFAQVEGQLKGIEQLKKHGIEGVVVIGGDGSYHGAMRLTEHGFPAVGVPGTIDNDIVGTDFTIGFDTAVTTAMDAIDKIRDTSSSHRRTFVIEVMGRNAGDIALWAGIASGADEIIVPEEGFKIEEVVESIKNGYAKGKKHNIIVLAEGVMSADEFAEKLKEAGDMSDLRVTELGHIQRGGSPTARDRVLASRMGAHAVKLLKEGIGGVAVGIRNEQMVESPILGTAEEGALFSLTAEGKIVVNNPHKADLDLADLNRSINI; via the coding sequence ATGAAACGTATTGCTGTTTTGACTAGTGGTGGTGATGCCCCTGGTATGAATGCTGCCATCCGTGCGGTTGTTCGTAAAGCAATTTCCGAAGGAATGGAAGTTTACGGTATTTATGATGGTTACGCTGGAATGGTAGCTGGCGAGATTTACCCACTTGATGCAACATCAGTTGGTGACATTATTTCTCGCGGTGGAACTTTCCTTCACTCTGCTCGTTACCCTGAGTTTGCCCAAGTTGAAGGGCAGCTGAAAGGGATTGAGCAGCTTAAAAAACATGGAATCGAAGGTGTCGTTGTTATCGGTGGTGATGGATCTTACCATGGTGCGATGCGCTTGACAGAGCATGGCTTCCCAGCTGTTGGTGTTCCAGGAACCATTGACAATGATATCGTCGGAACAGACTTCACTATCGGTTTTGATACTGCTGTTACTACAGCTATGGATGCGATTGACAAGATTCGGGATACCTCATCCAGTCACCGCCGTACTTTCGTTATCGAAGTAATGGGTCGTAATGCTGGTGATATTGCTCTTTGGGCAGGTATTGCATCTGGTGCGGACGAAATCATCGTTCCTGAAGAAGGTTTCAAGATCGAAGAAGTTGTTGAAAGCATTAAGAATGGCTATGCCAAGGGTAAGAAACACAACATCATCGTCTTGGCTGAGGGTGTCATGTCAGCGGATGAATTTGCTGAGAAGCTGAAAGAAGCTGGCGATATGAGCGACTTGCGTGTCACAGAGCTCGGACATATCCAGCGTGGAGGCTCACCGACTGCGCGTGATCGTGTTCTTGCATCTCGTATGGGAGCACATGCTGTTAAACTGCTTAAAGAAGGTATCGGCGGAGTTGCTGTTGGAATCCGCAATGAGCAGATGGTTGAAAGCCCAATTCTGGGAACTGCTGAAGAAGGAGCACTCTTTAGCTTGACTGCTGAAGGCAAGATTGTTGTCAATAATCCGCACAAGGCTGATCTGGACTTGGCTGATTTGAACCGCAGCATCAATATTTAA
- a CDS encoding NUDIX hydrolase — MMRQSIEAWIYHPEEREILLLKVEAETVSFWQPITGGIESGESPEEACLREIKEETGLLLACSNLTSLGDFMVKIDENLTIHKNLFLVLTEQKEIRISDEHVGAQWVALDKVSSQLYWPSNQATFEIISEKL, encoded by the coding sequence ATGATGAGGCAGTCGATTGAAGCCTGGATTTATCATCCAGAGGAACGAGAAATCTTGCTCTTGAAAGTGGAAGCTGAGACAGTTTCCTTTTGGCAGCCCATTACTGGTGGGATTGAGAGCGGCGAGAGTCCAGAAGAAGCCTGCCTTCGTGAAATAAAAGAAGAGACCGGTTTGCTCTTAGCTTGTTCAAATCTGACTAGTCTTGGAGATTTTATGGTAAAGATTGATGAAAATCTGACCATTCACAAAAATCTCTTTCTAGTTCTGACAGAACAGAAGGAAATCCGGATTTCTGATGAGCATGTGGGAGCTCAGTGGGTAGCTTTAGACAAAGTTTCGTCGCAGTTGTACTGGCCTAGCAATCAGGCGACTTTTGAGATTATATCTGAGAAGCTATAA
- the pcrA gene encoding DNA helicase PcrA produces MHPLLNGMNDRQTEAVQTTEGPLLIMAGAGSGKTRVLTHRIAYLIDEKMVNPWNILAITFTNKAAREMRERAEKLKTEAQDCLIATFHSMCVRILRREADHIGYNRNFTIVDPGEQRTLMKRILKNLNLDPKKWNERAILGTISNAKNDLIDEVAYANLADDMYTEIVAKCYTAYQKELRQSEAMDFDDLIMLTLRLFDQNPDVLTYYQQRYQYIHVDEYQDTNHAQYQLVKLLASRFKNICVVGDADQSIYGWRGADMQNILDFEKDYPEAKVVLLEENYRSTKTILQAANEVIRNNRNRRPKNLWTQNEDGEEIVYYRANDEQDEALFVARTIDQLSREGYSHKDFAVLYRTNAQSRTVEEALLKSNIPYTMVGGTKFYSRKEIRDVISYLNLIANPSDNISYERVVNEPKRGVGPGTVEKIRNFASSQEISLLDASANILLSPVKGKAAQAVYDFANMLLDMRERLDDFTVTKLVEAVLEKTGYATALAAQATLESQARIENIEEFLSVTKNFDESPDNPADESGLDKLSRFLNDLALIADTDDGDTESSEVTLMTLHAAKGLEFPVVFLIGMEENVFPLSRASEDEDELEEERRLAYVGITRAEKILYLTNANSRMLYGKTNYNHPTRFLREISSDLLDYQGLARPANSSFKVSYTNSDTSKFGQGMSLAQALQERKRQAAPSSISTGSLPFGKSGQSQPSKPEVAWAIGDIAHHKKWGDGTVLAVSGNGNSQELKINFPEVGLKKVLASIAPIEKKS; encoded by the coding sequence ATGCATCCTTTATTAAACGGTATGAATGACCGTCAGACTGAGGCGGTTCAGACAACAGAAGGGCCTTTGCTGATAATGGCGGGAGCTGGTTCGGGTAAGACCCGTGTCCTGACCCACCGTATTGCCTATTTGATTGATGAAAAGATGGTCAATCCTTGGAATATCCTTGCCATTACCTTTACCAATAAGGCAGCGCGGGAGATGAGAGAAAGGGCTGAAAAACTCAAAACGGAGGCCCAAGATTGCTTAATCGCTACCTTCCACTCCATGTGTGTACGCATTCTGCGGCGAGAAGCAGACCATATTGGCTACAACCGCAACTTTACGATCGTTGATCCAGGTGAGCAGCGGACTCTGATGAAGCGAATTCTTAAAAATCTCAATCTGGACCCTAAAAAGTGGAATGAGCGCGCCATTCTGGGGACTATTTCCAATGCTAAGAACGACCTGATTGATGAGGTGGCCTATGCAAATCTAGCTGATGATATGTATACAGAAATTGTGGCCAAGTGCTACACAGCCTATCAAAAGGAATTGCGCCAGTCTGAGGCTATGGACTTTGACGATTTGATTATGCTGACCCTGCGGCTTTTTGATCAAAATCCTGATGTTCTGACCTACTACCAGCAACGTTACCAGTATATCCATGTGGATGAGTATCAGGATACCAACCATGCTCAGTATCAGCTGGTCAAGCTCTTGGCTTCCCGCTTTAAGAATATCTGCGTGGTCGGAGATGCTGACCAGTCTATCTATGGCTGGCGGGGAGCCGATATGCAGAATATCCTAGACTTTGAAAAGGATTATCCAGAAGCTAAGGTAGTCCTACTAGAGGAAAATTATCGCTCTACTAAGACCATTCTTCAGGCAGCTAATGAAGTCATCCGAAACAACCGCAACCGCCGTCCTAAAAATCTCTGGACTCAAAACGAAGACGGTGAGGAAATTGTCTACTATCGGGCTAATGACGAGCAGGATGAGGCTCTTTTTGTCGCCCGAACTATTGATCAGCTGAGCCGAGAAGGATACAGTCATAAGGATTTTGCAGTTCTTTACCGGACCAATGCCCAGTCACGGACGGTGGAGGAAGCCCTGCTCAAGTCCAATATTCCCTATACCATGGTTGGTGGAACCAAGTTCTACAGCCGCAAGGAAATCCGCGATGTTATTTCTTATCTCAATCTCATCGCCAATCCTAGCGATAATATCAGCTATGAGCGCGTGGTCAATGAGCCCAAGCGTGGTGTCGGACCAGGAACGGTGGAGAAAATTCGGAATTTTGCGTCCAGTCAGGAAATCTCTTTACTGGATGCGTCAGCCAATATCCTGCTTTCGCCAGTCAAGGGTAAGGCGGCTCAGGCGGTTTATGATTTTGCCAATATGCTTCTGGATATGCGGGAGCGCTTAGACGACTTTACAGTGACAAAGCTGGTAGAGGCTGTATTGGAAAAGACAGGCTATGCTACAGCCTTGGCTGCCCAGGCAACCTTGGAAAGCCAAGCAAGGATTGAAAACATCGAAGAATTCTTGTCTGTAACCAAGAACTTTGACGAAAGTCCAGACAATCCTGCTGATGAGTCTGGTCTTGATAAGCTCAGCCGTTTTCTCAATGACTTAGCCTTGATCGCAGACACAGATGACGGGGATACGGAGAGTTCCGAAGTGACTCTGATGACCCTCCACGCAGCCAAGGGATTGGAATTTCCAGTCGTCTTTCTGATTGGTATGGAGGAAAATGTCTTCCCTCTGAGCCGTGCATCTGAAGATGAGGATGAATTGGAAGAAGAGCGGCGCTTGGCCTATGTCGGTATCACTCGAGCAGAGAAAATTCTCTATCTGACTAACGCCAATTCCCGTATGCTTTATGGTAAAACCAACTATAATCATCCTACTCGCTTCCTGAGAGAAATCAGCTCAGACTTGCTAGACTATCAGGGACTGGCTCGACCAGCAAATAGCTCCTTTAAGGTCAGTTATACAAATAGCGATACAAGCAAATTCGGTCAGGGCATGAGTCTGGCCCAGGCCCTGCAAGAACGGAAGCGTCAGGCGGCTCCTAGTTCCATTTCTACAGGCAGTCTGCCTTTTGGAAAGAGCGGTCAGAGCCAGCCATCTAAGCCAGAAGTTGCTTGGGCTATTGGAGATATTGCCCACCATAAGAAATGGGGCGATGGGACAGTTCTAGCAGTCTCTGGCAACGGCAATAGCCAAGAGCTCAAGATTAATTTCCCGGAAGTCGGTCTGAAGAAAGTGCTGGCCAGCATAGCACCGATTGAGAAAAAATCATGA
- a CDS encoding DNA polymerase III subunit alpha → MVIQLDTKTVYSFMDSLIPIKKYVQKAKDLGYSHLGMMDVDNLYGAYHFLEEAESAGLQPLLGLELSLIKAEQELHLRLLALDSQGYRNLMKVSTLKMMGQKNWEDFQHLFKGVAVIVPAFNGVADLDLGLDFYVGVFPATPKQEFGRPTLPLHTVRYFDTGDLETLQMLRAIRENASLREIGSLPNHEFLLAPDALAGAFKETFPESLANLEKLVRHVHYDINRELKLPRFNRERPAVEELRERSEAGLKKRGLAGKLYQERLDQELDVIHQMGFDDYFLIVWDLLRFGRSQGYYMGMGRGSAVGSLVAYALEITGIDPVKNNLLFERFLNLERYTMPDIDIDIPDVYRPEFIRYVRDRYGSMHAAQIVTYSTFGAKQAIRDVFKRFGLPEYELTNITKKIRFGDSLTSAYEKNMAFRQIINSKLEYQKAFDIAKKIEGHPRQTSIHAAGVVMSDNDLTDQIPLKYGEDMYITQYDAHGVESNGLLKMDFLGLRNLTFVQRMKEATLKKYKVDIEIAEIDLEDADTLKLFAAGQTKGIFQFEQPGAISLLKRVQPVRFEEVVATTSLNRPGASDYIDNFVKRKHGLEQVELIDESLADILAPTYGIMLYQEQVMQVAQRFGGFSLGKADILRRAMGKKSAAEMHRMQEDFVAGALKLGHSESKAKEVFAIMEKFAGYGFNRSHAYAYSALAFQLAYFKAHYPDVFFDVMLNYSSSDYITDALSFDFETAPLSINNIPYHDKFQFKKIFLGMKNIKGLPRDLAYWIIEERQNAAFTGVEDFILRLPQNYHKIPLLTPLIQLGLFDSFEKNRQKILANLPNLFVFADELGSLFADTTYSWTEAQDFSDAEKFELEQSIIGVGLSDHPLVKLAKEADQPFSWISDLTENSRARILAEVQSIKTIRTKKGENMAFLQVSDTKKKLDVTLFPDSYRQLAERIKEKGIYYLTGKVQERDGRLQLVLSDIEEATTERFWIKLAGHEHDREISQILQKYPGNIPVVLRYEDEKRTMSAPHFRVEKSEQLQEELKNYTMKTIFR, encoded by the coding sequence GTGGTAATACAACTTGATACCAAAACTGTTTACAGTTTTATGGATAGCTTGATCCCGATAAAGAAATATGTGCAGAAAGCCAAGGACTTAGGATACAGTCATCTGGGCATGATGGATGTGGACAATCTCTATGGAGCCTATCATTTCTTAGAGGAAGCCGAATCTGCGGGACTGCAGCCACTTTTAGGCTTGGAGCTGAGTCTGATCAAGGCAGAGCAGGAGCTTCATCTCCGTCTGCTGGCCTTAGACAGTCAGGGCTATCGCAATCTGATGAAAGTCTCGACTCTCAAGATGATGGGACAAAAAAACTGGGAGGATTTCCAGCATCTCTTTAAGGGGGTGGCTGTGATTGTTCCTGCTTTTAACGGAGTAGCAGATCTGGATTTGGGGTTGGATTTTTATGTTGGTGTCTTTCCAGCAACGCCTAAGCAGGAGTTCGGTCGGCCAACCCTGCCCCTGCATACCGTCCGATATTTTGACACGGGGGATTTGGAAACCTTGCAGATGCTCCGGGCTATCCGAGAAAATGCCAGCCTGCGGGAGATTGGCAGCCTTCCCAATCATGAGTTTTTGTTGGCACCAGATGCTCTGGCAGGAGCTTTTAAGGAAACTTTCCCAGAGAGTTTGGCTAATCTTGAGAAGCTAGTCCGTCATGTTCACTATGATATCAATAGGGAGCTGAAACTGCCCCGCTTTAATCGGGAGCGACCAGCCGTGGAAGAGTTGCGGGAGCGCTCCGAAGCTGGCTTAAAAAAACGCGGTTTAGCAGGTAAACTTTATCAGGAACGGCTGGACCAGGAGCTGGATGTCATTCATCAGATGGGCTTTGATGATTACTTTCTCATTGTCTGGGATTTGCTGCGCTTTGGTCGCAGTCAGGGCTACTATATGGGTATGGGTCGAGGATCTGCTGTCGGCAGTCTAGTGGCCTATGCTTTGGAGATTACTGGGATCGATCCAGTCAAGAATAACCTGCTTTTCGAGCGCTTTCTAAATCTAGAGCGTTATACCATGCCCGATATTGATATCGATATTCCTGATGTTTACCGGCCGGAGTTTATCCGCTATGTTCGTGACCGCTATGGCAGTATGCATGCGGCTCAGATTGTGACCTACTCGACCTTTGGAGCCAAGCAAGCCATTCGCGATGTTTTCAAGCGTTTCGGTCTACCAGAGTATGAGCTGACCAATATTACCAAGAAAATCCGCTTCGGGGATAGTCTGACCTCTGCTTATGAGAAAAACATGGCCTTTCGTCAGATTATCAATAGTAAGCTGGAATATCAAAAAGCCTTTGATATTGCTAAAAAGATCGAAGGTCATCCCCGTCAGACTTCTATCCATGCAGCTGGCGTTGTGATGAGCGACAATGACCTGACAGACCAGATACCGCTCAAATACGGTGAGGACATGTATATCACCCAATATGATGCCCACGGTGTGGAGAGCAATGGACTGCTCAAGATGGATTTTCTGGGCTTGCGCAATCTGACCTTTGTCCAGCGGATGAAAGAAGCAACCCTGAAAAAATATAAGGTAGATATTGAGATTGCAGAGATTGACTTGGAGGATGCAGACACTCTGAAACTCTTTGCGGCTGGCCAGACCAAGGGGATTTTCCAGTTTGAGCAGCCGGGTGCCATCAGTCTGCTCAAGCGGGTTCAGCCGGTTCGCTTTGAGGAAGTAGTGGCCACAACCTCTCTCAATCGTCCTGGAGCCAGTGATTACATCGACAATTTTGTCAAGAGAAAGCATGGGTTGGAGCAGGTGGAGTTAATTGATGAAAGTTTGGCTGATATTCTAGCTCCGACTTACGGTATCATGCTCTACCAAGAGCAAGTCATGCAGGTGGCCCAGCGCTTTGGTGGCTTTAGTCTAGGGAAAGCCGATATTTTACGAAGAGCAATGGGCAAGAAAAGCGCTGCTGAAATGCACCGCATGCAGGAGGACTTTGTTGCAGGTGCTCTCAAGCTAGGTCACTCGGAATCCAAAGCCAAGGAAGTCTTTGCTATTATGGAGAAGTTTGCTGGCTATGGCTTTAACCGCAGCCACGCCTATGCTTACTCAGCTCTGGCTTTTCAGCTTGCTTACTTCAAGGCTCACTATCCAGATGTTTTCTTTGATGTCATGCTCAATTATTCAAGCAGTGACTATATCACCGATGCCTTGAGTTTTGACTTTGAGACAGCGCCGCTCAGTATCAACAATATTCCCTACCATGATAAGTTTCAGTTTAAGAAGATATTTTTAGGCATGAAAAATATCAAAGGCCTGCCTAGGGATTTGGCTTACTGGATTATTGAAGAGCGACAAAATGCCGCCTTTACTGGGGTGGAAGACTTTATTCTGCGCCTGCCTCAGAATTACCATAAGATTCCGCTGCTGACTCCTCTGATCCAGCTGGGGCTCTTTGACAGTTTTGAGAAAAATCGACAAAAAATTCTAGCCAATCTGCCTAATCTATTTGTATTTGCGGATGAGCTGGGCAGCCTCTTTGCGGATACGACCTACTCTTGGACAGAGGCTCAGGATTTTAGCGATGCTGAAAAGTTTGAGCTGGAACAGAGCATTATCGGTGTGGGGCTTAGCGATCACCCCTTGGTTAAACTGGCCAAAGAAGCGGACCAGCCCTTTAGCTGGATTAGTGATTTGACGGAAAATAGCAGAGCTAGGATTCTGGCTGAAGTCCAGTCTATTAAGACTATCCGGACCAAAAAGGGCGAGAATATGGCTTTCTTGCAGGTTTCAGATACGAAGAAAAAACTGGATGTTACCCTTTTTCCTGATAGCTATCGTCAGTTGGCCGAACGTATTAAGGAGAAGGGGATTTACTACTTGACCGGCAAGGTGCAGGAGCGGGATGGCCGCTTACAGTTGGTCTTGTCAGATATAGAAGAAGCCACTACAGAACGGTTCTGGATAAAACTTGCTGGCCATGAACATGATCGAGAAATATCTCAGATTTTGCAGAAATACCCCGGTAATATTCCGGTTGTCCTGCGTTATGAAGATGAGAAGCGAACCATGTCTGCACCGCATTTTCGAGTGGAGAAATCGGAGCAGCTGCAAGAGGAATTGAAGAATTATACTATGAAAACGATTTTTCGTTAA
- a CDS encoding cation diffusion facilitator family transporter, with protein MKNPSNNLKLAERGAILSIATYLILSAVKIIAGSTLQSSSLTADGFNNVSDIVANIAVLIGLRMARKPADRDHRFGHWKIEDLASLITSFIMFFVGFDVLIETIQKIISNQETKIDPVGAVVGIISAIIMLGVYFYNKTLAKKAHSKALDAAAKDNLSDAVTSIGTSVAIIASAFNFPIVDKLAAIIITFFILKTAYDIFMESSFSLSDGFDESLLQDYKQAILEIPKITQVKSQRGRTYGSNIYLDIILEMNPDLSVFESHEIADQVEDMLMERFGVFDIDIHIEPAPIPEDESLDNLYPNLLMREQLVEQGSQLDTLLSAEFLYISQDGRQLNKAEFQAERASKTPIKNFELLSVSQKTKLIRYEMDGVIHTSLWRRHEVWQNIFHQETRKNN; from the coding sequence ATGAAAAATCCTAGTAACAATCTGAAGCTAGCGGAGAGAGGAGCCATCCTGTCCATCGCTACCTATCTGATTCTCTCCGCTGTCAAGATTATCGCAGGCTCGACCCTCCAGTCCTCCAGTCTGACGGCCGATGGCTTCAACAATGTATCTGATATCGTGGCTAATATCGCCGTTTTAATAGGCCTGCGTATGGCCAGAAAACCAGCCGACCGTGACCATCGTTTCGGCCATTGGAAGATAGAAGATCTGGCCAGTCTCATCACATCTTTTATCATGTTTTTCGTTGGATTTGATGTCTTGATTGAGACCATTCAGAAGATTATCTCCAACCAAGAGACTAAGATTGACCCAGTTGGTGCCGTGGTCGGAATCATCTCTGCAATCATTATGTTGGGTGTTTATTTTTACAATAAAACGCTAGCTAAAAAAGCTCACTCCAAGGCTCTGGATGCTGCAGCCAAGGACAACTTGTCAGACGCTGTCACTTCTATCGGAACTTCAGTTGCTATCATTGCCAGCGCCTTTAACTTTCCAATCGTTGATAAGCTGGCAGCCATTATCATTACCTTCTTCATTCTCAAGACGGCCTATGATATCTTTATGGAATCTTCCTTCAGCCTGTCCGACGGATTTGATGAAAGTCTGCTCCAAGACTATAAGCAAGCTATCCTAGAAATTCCTAAAATCACTCAGGTCAAGTCACAGCGTGGCCGGACCTATGGCAGTAATATCTATCTGGATATTATCTTGGAAATGAATCCGGATTTGTCTGTTTTTGAAAGTCATGAGATTGCGGACCAAGTTGAGGATATGCTTATGGAGCGCTTCGGGGTCTTTGACATTGACATTCATATCGAGCCCGCTCCCATTCCTGAAGATGAGTCGTTGGACAATCTTTACCCAAACCTGCTCATGCGCGAGCAGCTCGTGGAGCAAGGCAGCCAACTGGATACGCTTCTGTCCGCTGAATTTCTTTATATTTCTCAAGATGGCCGACAGCTGAACAAAGCTGAGTTTCAGGCAGAAAGAGCCTCAAAAACACCTATCAAAAACTTTGAACTGCTCTCTGTCAGCCAGAAAACCAAGCTCATCCGCTATGAAATGGACGGTGTCATCCATACCAGCCTTTGGCGCCGCCACGAAGTATGGCAAAACATCTTTCACCAAGAGACACGAAAAAACAACTAG